The Halobacteriovoraceae bacterium genomic interval TTATCTATATTTTTACAGAGATAGTGGAAAAGTATACAAAATTTTGGGAGTAATAATGGAATTAACATTTTTGGGAGGAGTGGAAGGAGTAACTGGTTCAAAGACTTTATTGAAAGTTGCGAAAGAAACTTATCTAGTAGATTATGGACTATTTCAAGGGAGTTCAGAAAGAAGAGAATTAAATTGGAAAAAGTTCGAGGGCATTGAGCAAGTTGATGCGTTGTTTTTGACTCATGCTCATATTGATCATTCAGGGCTTATTCCCAGATTAGTTAAGGAAAACTTTAAAGGTAAAATTTATTGCACAAGTGATACATTCGAACTTTGTAAAATTTTACTTGAGGACTCTGCTAGAATTCACGTGGAAGACGCTGAGTATAATAATAGGAAAAAAATAACAAAATTTTTACCAGCACTTCCTCTTTATACTCCAGAGGATGTGAATAAGATTTTGAACCAGTTTGTAACAGTAGAATTTGAAGAAGAAAAAATCATTTCTAAACATGTCACTATAAAATTTCATTGGGCCGGACATATTTTAGGTGCTAGTTTTATAGAGATTAAATTAAAAGAAGAAGAAAAAGAAAGAACAGTTGTTTTTTCCGGAGATATTGGACATGACAGAAACGTTCTTTTAACTCCACCAGATTCATTGTGTAAATTAGATTATCTTGTATTGGAATCAACATATGGTAATAGATTACATGCAAGGATTCCATCCAAAAAAGTCTTATCTTTGTTTCTTAATACTATTTTGAACAGGGATGGAGTGGCCATTATTCCATCATTTTCAATTGGTCGAACTCAAGACATACTTTATCTCATTGGAGAATTAATGAGAGGTGATGAAATATCTAACGTACCAGTTATTTTAGATAGTCCACTATCTAAGAAGGCCAACCATATTTTCAGAAGATCGATGAAAGCTCCCTATATAAAGAAAGAAGTTTTAGAACAGACGAATCTATTTCCACGTACTTTGCAAGAAGTAGAGTCTGCAAGAGAATCAATTGAAGTAAACAATATGAAGGGCCCTCTCATTATTGTGAGTGCCTCTGGAATGTTGGATGGAGGGAGAGTTGTCCATCATGTTAAAAATAGGGTTATAGATGAGAAGAACGGGATAATTTTTGTTGGATTTCAACCAGTAGGTACAAAAGGTCGTATTCTAATTGATGGTAATAAAATGTTGAGGTTGCATAAAGAAGAACTTCCAGTAAGAGCAGATATATTTTACGTTGATTCTCTTTCTGCTCATGGAGATTACCTAGATATTATCGAATGGATAGATCGATCTCAGGTATCTCCAAGTCTTGTAATCTTAAACCATGGAGAGGAGCTGGCCAGTAAAAACTTAAAAACGTTAATAGAATCTGAACTTGAATTTAAGACTACAATCGCCAAAGAAAATGAAACGATTTTTTTAAGTTAATATTTTTAAATAAATTAACAGATGCTCTAATTAAGTAAATCTTCTCTATATCATTTGGCATAATATATCGTTTTCTTTATCAGTATTAATTTGTCCAAATTGACATGTGAATTGAACATTTTTTATTTCGCCTTGGTCATCAGCAACTACATCTAATTGAAAAGCAACTTTTTTCTTCCTTTTGTTTTCAACGCAAGAGTTTTTTCTTATTTCAAAACTTTTGAAATTTATTTTTTGAGATTTTTTGTCACTAAGAGTATGTGAAAGAATATATTGTTCAGAAATATTAACTAATTTTGGAAGATTTGAGTCAGAACAATTAATTTCAGGTAAACTGTCACATGAGCTTATTGAAAATACTATTAATATTAAAAAGACAATATTCATGAAAAACCTCTCATTTAATTTAATTATTTTCTAAAGTTTTCTTTAATTCAATAAAAGCTGGAAGCTTACTTATTTTATCAAGGATTTTATTTATTTCATCAACTGAAATATTCCCCTGTTTTGAAACGAGTATTTTATGATGATATTTCTGATCGAGTTTGTTTGAAACAATTAATTTAGAAGTCGCATTTGGATTCTTTTTTAAAAAAAGATTGAGAAATGATTTCGTCACGACAGCAATATCTCCTCGTTCGAGCAAAATAAACTGGATGCTTCCTTCGTGATTGTTCGTGAAAATGGCATTGAAGTTTTTTATTAAATAGTCTTTATCAGCATTATAGTTTGCAAATCCATAGTGATATCCATCAATTAAGACCATTTTTTTATTTGAAAAATCATCAAAGAAGGATTGAGATAGATTATGTTTATTCTTGGCAATATAGACTTCACCACCTTTCATAAAAACATTTGAACTATCAACATCTTCATTTTTCCAGCCCCATTTATTATCTTCAAAGAGCATTATATCGAAACGTTTATTTTTGAGTGCTTCATACCTTCCAACTGAAGAAGTTCTCACAAAAATGAACTCATACTTTTTCTGTACTTGATTCATCATATCTATTATTTTATGTGAGACTGAGTGTTCTGAATCTCCTTGATAAACAAACGGAGGAAACGTATAGCCACCACAATAAATATGTGTTTTTGCAATTATGTTGAAGCTTATCAGAGAAAATATAATGACTTTAACTAGCATTCATCTATTAAAACTTAATTATTAAAATTAAAAAAGCAGGTTAAAAATCCCTAGGTGATTCACGACTAAAACTATCTGCACGACTGTGCTCTAGTGCCTCTTTATAAGATTCAGGAATTGGTCCTTCTATTAATTGATTTTCTTTCAAATATTCAAAAAGTTGTGAATAGTCTTTGCTTTCGACCGAATTTGTTCTGCTTAAAATATGCCAAGGTCTAAGTTCTTTTGTATTTGAAATTCCCATTGCTCCTATCAACTCAGCAACACTTTCAATTGTTTCAGCATGAAAGTTTTTTACGCGATCCTTTTTGTCGGATACGACGAGTCCGCTTGTTAAGTTCTTGTCTTGTGTTGCAATACCGGCAGGGCAATGATTGGAATTACATCTGAGTGCTTGAATACAACCAATCGCAAGCATCATGCCTCTTGCACTATACACAAGATCAGCACCTAAAGATAATCTTTTGATAATATCAAAACTTGTTAAAATCTTTCCAGATGAAATTAATTTGATATTTTTGCGCAATCCTAAACCGGTTAAACAATTATGAGCAAAGACGAGGCCATCTATTCCAGGTGTTCCCACATGATTTGAAAATTCAAGAGGGGCGGCTCCTGTACCACCTTCACTCCCATCAATTACGATATAATCTGGAGCTGTTCCAGATTCCTTCATCGCTTTACAAATACTTAAAAATTCTCTTTTTTTACCAAGACAAAGTTTTATACCTATAGGTTTTCCACCACATAGCTCTCTAAGCTTTGCTATGAAACTCATCATTTCTAGTGGTGTATTAAAGGATGAATGTCCTGGAGGAGAAATGATGTCTTTATCTTTGCCAACTCCTCTTATTTGGGCAATTTCGTCGGTGATTTTTTCTTTTGGAAGAATACCCCCATGTCCAGGCTTAGCACCTTGAGATAATTTAATTTCAATCATTTTCACTTGAGGCAATGTTGCTTTTTCCTTAAAGAGTACTTCATCAAAATTGCCATCTTGATTACGACAACCAAAAAGTCCTGTGCCAATTTGCCAAATTAAATCCCCTCCATATTTTAAGTGGTGAGGACTAATAGAACCTTCACCAGTATTGTGTGCAAATCCACCTTCTTTTGCTCCTGCATTGAGTGCCATAATTGCTCTATCACTTAAGGCCCCATAACTCATGGCCGAGATATTAAGAATGCTTGAGTTGTAGGGTATTTTACAATGAGGGCCACCAATCATTACCCTGAGTGATGAAGAGTCTATATGCTTGGCCAACAAAGAGTGATTTACCCATTCATGCCCGGCCTTATACTGATCTTTTTGAGTTCCAAAAGGAAGAGTGTCCAAGTTTTTTTTCGCTCTTTGATAGATAACTGAACGTTGCTCGCGATTAAATGGTCTACCATCGATATTGTTTTCAACAAAATACTGTTGGATTTCAGGACGAATAGACTCAAGCCAGTATCTGAAATTTCCTAAGACTGGAAAATTTCTCTTAATCGTTTGTTTTGTTTGGAGTGAATCCTTTACTCCTAACAATATTATACTAACGAAAATGAATGATACAGTGAAGTGTAGTGGATGATATATAGGTGGGAGTAGATAATAGAGGGTGATAAGGACGGCAATTGTGATTGTACTACCTATAAAAAACTGTTTACGCATGTATTTTCCTATGTATTCTCGAAACATTTGCGGAGATTGATAATTCTTTCGTCATGCCTAAAATTATCATCAAAGTGCTTTATTTTGGCAATAAATTCGAATTGGAATAAAACAGATGGATGTAACTAGCTGAAAATACTAATATCTATTCGTTGTATAGGATTAATCGAATTTACAATGTACTATCAAATTAACACTTAGCAATAGGTAATAAAGATGGATTACAATGAACTAATGAAAGCAATCATGTTAATAGACAAATATGTTATAAAAATGAAGTCACTTGGAAAAACACCAATACAAATAAACAATGCAAAAAGTTCCTTAAGCGCTTTAAGGAAAATATCGATCGACTTTGCCATTAACGGTAAAATCTTAGAAATCAATGCAATGAATGGAAATAATGGTGTCTATTGGACACTTGTCGACCATAGACACCAGCAAAGAGCTTATTGAATCATTGAGATTTTTATTTTTTTGAATCTTCCATCACCAATAGATGTTGTTTCGACTTGTGGGTCTTCTTGTAAGTGCGTATGAATTATTCTTCTTTGTGCCGCATTCAATGATTGCGTGAGGGCCTCTTTACCATTCTTTAAGACTTCCAATTTTAATCCATTGGCCATTTGAATGAGGTCTTCATCACTGAATCTTCCTGTAGAAGTTCTTTGTTGAGGTCTATTTCCTCTATTTTCTCTATTTCCTCTACTATCCCTATTGCCTCTACTATCTCTGTTTTCTCTTTTATCAGTAGATCTAAAGTTTTTTTCAGGCGATTTTTTGGCATTTTCTCCAATTGCATTGATAAAAACTTTAGAACCTTTTGGAAGATTCGATTTTTTAAAAATAAATTGTTTAACGACGTGATCAATGGCCAAAAGGAGCGCTTTTCGATTTGTAAGCACAAGGCCAATATCTTCACCTTTTAGATCAATTGATATATTTTTTCCAGTTACTTTTGAATCTATATATAGATTTAAATGCATTTTACTTAGAAGTTTGTTGATGAAATTTTCGATTTCTGTACTAGAAAGGGATGCAAATTTAAATTCATATGTACATTCTCTAGGTCCAAAAAAGAAAAACTTCTTTTTTCCTTTTTTTGTAATTTCGTGTTGAAGAAGTTCTTCATTGTGAATTTTAAAATAATTAAGAGCCTGGCTCTTTGCATCAGTTAGGTTTGATGTAGTAATAGTAAAAGTGTTTTCCATGTTTGATTTCTCTTTTCTGATAGGTTTAGTATTTTTAACTTCTTTGGATTTTTGAATCTTTTCTTTTTGTTTCAGGGGTTTCTTTTCTAGAGTTTTTAAAGTTTTTCTGTCTATTTTTGGTTTAGGACAAATATCTGTTGAAAAATCTTCATTAGATATCGGATGTTTTGGAATTGAGTAACCAAGAAGTTTATTTATGGCCTCAAGGTTTTCACAATCCTCGTGAGCACATAGTCCATAGGCCTCTCCTGATTGCCCTGCGCGTCCAGTTCGTCCAATTCTATGTACGTAGTTTGCACACTCAGATGGGAGGTCATAGTTAACAACAATGTCGACATTTTTAATATCGAGTCCTCTGGCCGCAACATCAGTACACACAAGAATTGTTGTTTCCTTATTACGAAAGCTCTCCATCAATTTTGTTCTTTTATTTTGTGGCAATCTTCCAGAAATAGAGTCAGCTTTTAGGCCCATGTCCTTTAACCACTGGCCTACGAGATGAGTTTTAAATTGAGTGTTGCAAAAAATTATCGCGTAAATATCCTCCTCACGTCTAAGGAGATTAACGACATATGGAAATTTTTCTTCTTCAGTCAACATGATTAATTTCTGTGTAATTTTATCAACAGTTAAATTATCTTCTCCAGTTTTTATTTCTTCAGGATGAGAGTGAAACTTATAAGCTGTACGAATAACGTCTTGGTTACTTGTTGCTGATAACATAATAATTTGTCTGTCATTGGGCGCTTGTTTAAGAATATATTCTATTTCTTTTTTAAATCCCATATCAAAGAGCCTATCAGCTTCGTCAAATATAATGGATTGAACGAGAGAAATATTTAGTTCTTTTTGTTTTGAGAGGTCATTTATTCTACCTGGTGTTCCAACAACAATATCGGGAAAAGTTCTAAGTAGTTTTATTTGTTCTTCTGCACTTTCTCCACCGATAACATTTACAATCGACAGGTCAAAGCCCGCTGACATAGATCTTAAAATATTAAAAGTTTGTTGGGCCAGCTCTCTCGTAGGTGACAGAATGAGATGGGAATGTTTATTTTGTGAGCTGGACTTACTTGAAATGATTTTTTGTAAAGTTGGAATTGCAAATGCCGCAGTCTTTCCACTTCCTGTTTTGGCAAGTGCAAAAATATCTTTTCCTTCCAAAATGAGTGGAATTGTTTTTTCTTGGATTAAACTAGCATTTTTCAAACCTAGGTGATCTAAATTTTGAAGCAGTGACTGATTGAGTTTGAATTGAGAAAAACTGACAGTTGTTTCGATCGTGGCCCCCTAAGATTAGTGCTCTTTTTTTGATGGCGTATATTAGCAGTATTGATGTGAATCTACAAGTAGTGTCAAAAGTAGGGAAAGTTTATACATATGGAATTAAGATTGTTTATCGTTTTTTTTATGCGATTTTCCAGAAAGTTTTGCAAGTACATCTATTCTAGAGACGATTCCAACTAAATAATTATTCTTGTCAACGACCGGTAACCTCCTAATTCTTTTAGAATAGAGTGTAATGAGAATTTCTTTAAGCGGTGTATCCTCTTGGACAGTTAAAACTTTATCTCTGTATTTTATTAAATCTGTTAATTCACCTTTTGCGGCCTGTAATAATAGATCGTATTCGGAGATTAGCCCTAAGAGTTTTTTATCGTCAGTGGTAACGGGGAGGCCACTAATTCGGTGATTTTGCAAAACTTCGATTGCATAGCTGATCGTAGATTTGGGTAAAATTGTAATTGGCTTTCTAGTCATGAGTTCCCGAGCAGGTATTCGACCAATATTATTGGCCTGAGCTTTTTCAATAATTCGATCTACACCATCTTGATCAAGGTTTTTTTTATCACTATCCATGGTCTACTTAACTTTAGAAAAAGCTCTAATGAGATCTCTTCGTGAAACTACTCCTACAATTTTGTCACCATCTAAAACAGGAAATCGTTTTAAGTTTTTACTTGTCATAAGTTCAACGATTTCATTTAAATTAGCTTCTGGCGAGATAGTAATTGGGTGATTTGTCATCACTGAAGAAACTGGATGTTTTTTTGCGTTCGAAAAAATTTCATCTACACTTTGATTACTAAAGGTTCTGCCCAATAATTGTTTTAGAGATACAAGAGCGTGAGGAATATCAACTTTTTTCCCAACAAAATCAGATTCAGTTAATATACCAATCAGTTTATTTGAGTCATCAACAACAAGTAGTGAACCAATATCTTTTTCCAGCATAATCTGTGCCGCTTCTTCTACTGTTTTATTCATATTAATTGTAGCAGGGTTTTGCGTCATGAATTCTTTTGCTTTCATTTAATTCTCCTAAATTTTTAGACAATTCAATTAAAGCATAGAGAGATACAAAATGTCATAGTAAATTTTATAGTCTTTGCCTTAACTTGTTATTTTCTGCCAATGTTTTAAGATAGTTTTCTTCAAGAATTGCAAAACGAGCAATAATATCTTTTAGGATGGTCTGGTACCATTTTGGAACTTCAGAATTGAGCATATCTGTTAAGTGATGAGTGCTGAATTCTTTTACTTTTGTCACGCCAATAGCTTTTGCATGGGCAGTTCTTTTGTGTCCAGGCAAGAGGGAAAGTGTTCCTATCACTTCTCCTTCTTTCATATTTGATAGTACAACTTCACTACCATTTTGATACTTGTATATTCTAATATTTCCGGAAACCACTAGAAATATTGAACCACCATCATCACCTTCATGAAAGAGGATTTCGCCATTACTTAATATGGTCTCTTTTTTTCCATCATTCATTTTATGCTACCTTTTGTTTTAGATTTACTTCAAGCAGTCTTTGTTCATGTTTGGTCAAGTATTCTTTGAGTAGAGCGCAGACATTATCAAGCTTCACTTTGTAGCGTATTGCTTTTAAACCTGAAATGCCCTGCAAATCATTTAGATCATAGAGCTCAATTTCACCAACCACATAATTAAGAGATTTCAAAAATTGGATATGCTTTAGATATTCATGTAATTCGTTATCATGGGTGTATACAATTGCTACATGGCCAGGAGAGGTTAATCTATCATCCTTACCTTTAATTGTGGCCTTATCAATTCTTTTTTTCATAATTTCATATCTAGCATTGTAGGCACCATCCACATTCAGCTTCTTTTCATCAATGTGAAATCTTATGTTTAATGGAGTTACTTGTGCAGCTATAATATGGGCCATATCTAATGGGATACTCAAAAAATGCTTTAATTTGTGTGCAATAACGGCACTTTGTGTAACGCAGATAAGTTGCCAGAGTCTTAAGTTTTTAATTGCTAAATCAGAATAAAGACTTTTATCTTCTAAAAGTGACCTACCAGCATATATATTGTGGTCGACACCATCTGTGCTAGATTTATCAAAGTAATGTGGGAATAATTTTTGAATTTCTTCTTGTTTAACTTCTAAAAACTTTGAAAGCGTATTATTAATATCTAATACACAATCTTCGTAAGTCTTTCTTTTGTTATAAATCAGTCCTGTTTCAGTATGAATGTGGGACTCATATTTTAATATGAATTGTTTGATTTCAGGCGAAAATTCTTTAAAAGTATCGAAATGTGGTAGAATCTCCAGTTGGAGAAAGCTTAATACTTTTCCTTCATCAGAAGCATTGAGGTCTTTACTCAGATTTTCGATTTTCTTTTTAACCTCGTAATTTAATTCTAAAATCATACTAAGTGGGCGATTTTGGTAGGCCATCGTTAATATCTGAGAAATAAACTGAAGTTGATCTAATAGGTCAAATTGAATAGATTCATTTCGAATAGTACTTGAATTCTTGATATCACTAGCTGCATATAAGGGATACACTTCCTCAAAAGTTATCGGAGGTAAGTCCCCATACTTATGACTTGAAGAGTCGTGGAGATAATTAAAAGCTACTTCCTGAAATTTCCACTCTAAAGATGGATGAATGGAAGTGCATTTCTCTCGAAGTATTTTATCAACTCCCATATCTAGAACATCTAGTCTTCTTTTTATAGTAAGTGCAAATGTAGGGATAAGCTCATTGAGTAATTTGATATCGAAATATCCTAAAGCATGCTTTGAAGATGATCTCAATTGAAAAAAACCAATGACTTCATTTTGAGCAACCATTCTAATAAGTAGACAACTTCGTGCTCCTTTTTTGAATAAGTGATTTAATACTTGATCATCTGACTCTCTATTGGCCATTTCTAAGTCGTTATTCAGAAAAAGACCTTCATTTAAAACAGTACTTACACTCGGTGGAATTCCTTCACTAATGTCTTTTGACATAGAATCAAGAAATATATTTTCATTTTTAAACTCACAATCAGTATCTATCAAATACACTTTATCGTTTTTAAAAACTGCCAGACCAAAGTCAATATCTCCATTATCTAATAAAGATTTGAAAGACTGATGAATATAACTAAAAAGATTAGCATTAGATATACTAGTCTCCTTAAGGAGTCTTTCTTTTACTCTTGTTGTGATAATCTCTGTCGTAACATCAGTTCCACGCAATAAAAATATTCCTTTAAATTCATAATCTGTTGTGGGGAATTTTTTTAAAAGATAGTCACAATCATTAAAGTTATTAAGAATTTCTTCGACCTCACTGGATGAATAAATTTGAGTATTTGGATTTATCTTAATAACTTCACAATATGTATCTTCCATTAACATATAAAAATATTTCATGGATCTTTCAATATGATCGCTATTTGCAAACAAGGTTTTTATTTTATTAATGTCAATATTTGTATTATAAAGTTTGTTCAATATAACAATAACACTGCCTTTAATATAAAGCTGTTCGAGATCTTCTTCTCCAAAGTAACGAGCACTAAACTCGTTTTTTTCATTCATAAATTCTTTTTTAAAAGGAGGAGAACTATAAATAGGTGAAAAATTAAAAGGCGCGATCGCAGCAACATAAATTTGTTCCATAGACATAGGGGGAAACACAAGATTAAATATTTCCCCCATTTTGTTGTGACATCCACAAATGACTTCTGTTATGTTTTCATAATTATGAGCTTGAGTCTGAATTTCATTTAAAATCCATTTTTTTGTATCTTCTCCAATATATGATGATTCATGAATAGACTCTATCAAAGGAGCTAAACTTAATGTCACCTTATATGGGCTTAAGGAGTTGCTGATTTTTTTTTCACTCAAATTTTACCTCGTATATTTTCTTATCGTAAATATTGGAAAAAATTTAAGAATTTGGCGGTACTTGATTTTATTAGTACGAGAATCCTCCCATTTTTTCAAACTTAGATTCATTTGGTATAGAGGAAAACTATCCAGTTTATACCAGGATACGTTTAAAGTTAGGTTCCCAATATGACTATATACAAAATTAAAACCGACGGTATCAAGTTTCAAATTCTCGATCTAGAAGTAAATGATTGTATATATGATGCCGCTAAGAACTCGGTTTCGACTCCATCTACATTGATATAAAAAAATATCAAAAGAGGAGAAAAATTCTTGCTCAAGGTTGCGGAATGATTCGTTTGCTCACAATGTACAAGTGCGAAGAACTTTGAAAAATTTTCGTTGAAGTTGATCCAAAATACACTTCGCAAACTTGTCCAAAGTGCGATGAAAAGCTTCCAGAAAATCGAGATAAGAAAAAACAATTCGAATTTAAGTGTCAAAATGAAAATTGCAATTATGAAGCAAATGCAGATATTGTCGGTTTAAAACATAACATTGAATTCTCTATCTGAAATTTCTTCACAGAAATTTGGGCAAAATGAAAGTATTTTAAATCACACACTGCCTGCCTAATATCGGACAAATCTCTCGAAGCTTTGATTATTCCAGATAGACTTGTGAGTTTTTTTCATGAAAATTAATTTTCAAATGGATTGGTGAATCTGTAAATACATATAATATGTTTACAGTAATGAAGTAACATGCTGTTTTTTAAAGAGAGGAGACAATAATCTCAGTGTTTCTTGTGTAGTGCGTTGTTAAAA includes:
- a CDS encoding MBL fold metallo-hydrolase; translation: MELTFLGGVEGVTGSKTLLKVAKETYLVDYGLFQGSSERRELNWKKFEGIEQVDALFLTHAHIDHSGLIPRLVKENFKGKIYCTSDTFELCKILLEDSARIHVEDAEYNNRKKITKFLPALPLYTPEDVNKILNQFVTVEFEEEKIISKHVTIKFHWAGHILGASFIEIKLKEEEKERTVVFSGDIGHDRNVLLTPPDSLCKLDYLVLESTYGNRLHARIPSKKVLSLFLNTILNRDGVAIIPSFSIGRTQDILYLIGELMRGDEISNVPVILDSPLSKKANHIFRRSMKAPYIKKEVLEQTNLFPRTLQEVESARESIEVNNMKGPLIIVSASGMLDGGRVVHHVKNRVIDEKNGIIFVGFQPVGTKGRILIDGNKMLRLHKEELPVRADIFYVDSLSAHGDYLDIIEWIDRSQVSPSLVILNHGEELASKNLKTLIESELEFKTTIAKENETIFLS
- a CDS encoding transporter substrate-binding domain-containing protein → MLVKVIIFSLISFNIIAKTHIYCGGYTFPPFVYQGDSEHSVSHKIIDMMNQVQKKYEFIFVRTSSVGRYEALKNKRFDIMLFEDNKWGWKNEDVDSSNVFMKGGEVYIAKNKHNLSQSFFDDFSNKKMVLIDGYHYGFANYNADKDYLIKNFNAIFTNNHEGSIQFILLERGDIAVVTKSFLNLFLKKNPNATSKLIVSNKLDQKYHHKILVSKQGNISVDEINKILDKISKLPAFIELKKTLENN
- a CDS encoding FMN-binding glutamate synthase family protein, with protein sequence MRKQFFIGSTITIAVLITLYYLLPPIYHPLHFTVSFIFVSIILLGVKDSLQTKQTIKRNFPVLGNFRYWLESIRPEIQQYFVENNIDGRPFNREQRSVIYQRAKKNLDTLPFGTQKDQYKAGHEWVNHSLLAKHIDSSSLRVMIGGPHCKIPYNSSILNISAMSYGALSDRAIMALNAGAKEGGFAHNTGEGSISPHHLKYGGDLIWQIGTGLFGCRNQDGNFDEVLFKEKATLPQVKMIEIKLSQGAKPGHGGILPKEKITDEIAQIRGVGKDKDIISPPGHSSFNTPLEMMSFIAKLRELCGGKPIGIKLCLGKKREFLSICKAMKESGTAPDYIVIDGSEGGTGAAPLEFSNHVGTPGIDGLVFAHNCLTGLGLRKNIKLISSGKILTSFDIIKRLSLGADLVYSARGMMLAIGCIQALRCNSNHCPAGIATQDKNLTSGLVVSDKKDRVKNFHAETIESVAELIGAMGISNTKELRPWHILSRTNSVESKDYSQLFEYLKENQLIEGPIPESYKEALEHSRADSFSRESPRDF
- a CDS encoding DEAD/DEAH box helicase, which produces MKNASLIQEKTIPLILEGKDIFALAKTGSGKTAAFAIPTLQKIISSKSSSQNKHSHLILSPTRELAQQTFNILRSMSAGFDLSIVNVIGGESAEEQIKLLRTFPDIVVGTPGRINDLSKQKELNISLVQSIIFDEADRLFDMGFKKEIEYILKQAPNDRQIIMLSATSNQDVIRTAYKFHSHPEEIKTGEDNLTVDKITQKLIMLTEEEKFPYVVNLLRREEDIYAIIFCNTQFKTHLVGQWLKDMGLKADSISGRLPQNKRTKLMESFRNKETTILVCTDVAARGLDIKNVDIVVNYDLPSECANYVHRIGRTGRAGQSGEAYGLCAHEDCENLEAINKLLGYSIPKHPISNEDFSTDICPKPKIDRKTLKTLEKKPLKQKEKIQKSKEVKNTKPIRKEKSNMENTFTITTSNLTDAKSQALNYFKIHNEELLQHEITKKGKKKFFFFGPRECTYEFKFASLSSTEIENFINKLLSKMHLNLYIDSKVTGKNISIDLKGEDIGLVLTNRKALLLAIDHVVKQFIFKKSNLPKGSKVFINAIGENAKKSPEKNFRSTDKRENRDSRGNRDSRGNRENRGNRPQQRTSTGRFSDEDLIQMANGLKLEVLKNGKEALTQSLNAAQRRIIHTHLQEDPQVETTSIGDGRFKKIKISMIQ
- a CDS encoding CBS domain-containing protein translates to MDSDKKNLDQDGVDRIIEKAQANNIGRIPARELMTRKPITILPKSTISYAIEVLQNHRISGLPVTTDDKKLLGLISEYDLLLQAAKGELTDLIKYRDKVLTVQEDTPLKEILITLYSKRIRRLPVVDKNNYLVGIVSRIDVLAKLSGKSHKKNDKQS
- a CDS encoding CBS domain-containing protein, which gives rise to MKAKEFMTQNPATINMNKTVEEAAQIMLEKDIGSLLVVDDSNKLIGILTESDFVGKKVDIPHALVSLKQLLGRTFSNQSVDEIFSNAKKHPVSSVMTNHPITISPEANLNEIVELMTSKNLKRFPVLDGDKIVGVVSRRDLIRAFSKVK
- a CDS encoding cyclic nucleotide-binding domain-containing protein, with translation MNDGKKETILSNGEILFHEGDDGGSIFLVVSGNIRIYKYQNGSEVVLSNMKEGEVIGTLSLLPGHKRTAHAKAIGVTKVKEFSTHHLTDMLNSEVPKWYQTILKDIIARFAILEENYLKTLAENNKLRQRL
- a CDS encoding transposase; the protein is MFVEVDPKYTSQTCPKCDEKLPENRDKKKQFEFKCQNENCNYEANADIVGLKHNIEFSI